The proteins below come from a single Ovis aries strain OAR_USU_Benz2616 breed Rambouillet chromosome 18, ARS-UI_Ramb_v3.0, whole genome shotgun sequence genomic window:
- the SSTR1 gene encoding somatostatin receptor type 1, giving the protein MFPNGTASSPSSPSPSPGSCGEGGGGRGPGAGAADGMEEPGRNASQNGTLSEGQGSAILISFIYSVVCLVGLCGNSMVIYVILRYAKMKTATNIYILNLAIADELLMLSVPFLVTSTLLRHWPFGALLCRLVLSVDAVNMFTSIYCLTVLSVDRYVAVVHPIKAARYRRPTVAKVVNLGVWVLSLLVILPIVVFSRTAANSDGTVACNMLMPEPAQRWLVGFVLYTFLMGFLLPVGAICLCYVLIIAKMRMVALKAGWQQRKRSERKITLMVMMVVMVFVICWMPFYVVQLVNVFAEQDDATVSQLSVILGYANSCANPILYGFLSDNFKRSFQRILCLSWMDNAAEEPVDYYATALKSRAYSVEDFQPENLESGGVFRNGTCTSRITTL; this is encoded by the coding sequence ATGTTCCCCAATGGCAccgcctcctctccctcctctcctagCCCCAGCCCAGGAAGCTGCGGCGAAGGCGGCGGCGGCAGGGGCCCCGGGGCCGGCGCTGCAGACGGGATGGAAGAACCGGGGCGAAACGCGTCCCAGAACGGGACCTTGAGCGAAGGCCAGGGCAGCGCTATCCTCATCTCTTTCATCTACTCCGTGGTGTGCCTGGTGGGGCTCTGCGGGAACTCCATGGTCATCTACGTGATCCTGCGCTACGCCAAGATGAAGACGGCCACCAACATCTACATCCTCAACCTGGCCATCGCCGATGAGCTGCTCATGCTCAGCGTGCCTTTCCTGGTCACCTCCACATTGCTTCGCCACTGGCCCTTCGGCGCGCTACTCTGCCGCCTCGTGCTCAGCGTGGACGCAGTCAACATGTTCACCAGCATCTACTGTCTGACCGTGCTTAGCGTGGACCGCTACGTGGCCGTGGTGCACCCCATCAAGGCCGCACGCTACCGCCGGCCCACCGTGGCCAAGGTGGTGAATCTGGGCGTGTGGGTGCTGTCGCTGCTCGTCATTCTGCCCATCGTGGTCTTCTCGCGCACGGCGGCCAACAGCGACGGCACGGTGGCCTGCAACATGCTCATGCCCGAGCCCGCCCAGCGCTGGCTGGTGGGCTTCGTGTTGTACACTTTCCTCATGGGCTTCCTGCTGCCCGTCGGGGCCATCTGCTTGTGCTACGTGCTCATCATCGCCAAAATGCGCATGGTGGCCCTCAAGGCCGGCTGGCAGCAGCGCAAGCGCTCGGAGCGCAAGATCAccctgatggtgatgatggtggtgatggtgtttgTCATCTGCTGGATGCCCTTCTATGTGGTGCAGCTGGTCAACGTGTTCGCGGAGCAGGACGACGCCACGGTGAGCCAGCTGTCGGTCATCCTCGGCTACGCCAACAGCTGCGCCAACCCCATCCTCTACGGCTTCCTTTCAGACAACTTCAAGCGCTCTTTCCAGCGCATCCTTTGCCTCAGCTGGATGGACAACGCCGCCGAGGAGCCGGTCGACTACTACGCCACGGCCCTCAAGAGCCGCGCTTACAGCGTGGAGGACTTCCAGCCCGAGAACCTGGAGTCAGGCGGCGTCTTCCGCAATGGCACCTGCACGTCCAGGATCACGACCCTCTGA